A region from the Salidesulfovibrio onnuriiensis genome encodes:
- a CDS encoding beta-ketoacyl-[acyl-carrier-protein] synthase family protein encodes MYEVAIVGIGIVSVLGCDTETVANALYHGRSGIVVDEKRIEMGFESPLTGRITGFDPAARLSRKQRKPMTDFTMQAAAAALDALDMSGLAPEDLRNDESGLIFGCDSSCIAALEQVSLLEKRGETALIGSGAVFKSMTSNITMNLNTLLGTRGAAWSLSSACSSGGHAVGQAFTLIATGQQERIICGGAQEINWQSMCGFDGLGAFSKQSQAPAKASRPFDADRDGLVPSGGAAAIVLERLDLAKSRGATILGTVAGYGFSSDGEHLSVPGGNGIARAGAKALRQAEMQPADIDYVCAHATATPAGDEAEAVNIQTLFNGCSPAISSTKSMTGHELWMSGASQVVYSTLMARKGFIAPNINLETLDPAARGLDITPETREQAPRAVLCNSAGFGGTNSCLVLRF; translated from the coding sequence ATGTACGAAGTAGCAATTGTTGGAATCGGCATCGTCTCGGTGCTCGGCTGCGATACGGAAACCGTCGCCAATGCCCTGTACCATGGACGATCCGGCATCGTGGTGGACGAGAAACGGATCGAAATGGGCTTTGAAAGCCCGCTGACCGGCAGGATCACCGGATTCGACCCGGCGGCCAGGCTTTCGCGCAAGCAGCGCAAGCCCATGACCGATTTCACCATGCAGGCGGCTGCGGCGGCCCTGGACGCCCTGGACATGTCCGGCCTTGCCCCCGAGGATCTGCGCAACGACGAATCCGGCCTGATCTTCGGCTGCGACTCCAGCTGCATCGCCGCGCTGGAACAGGTGAGCCTGCTCGAGAAACGCGGAGAAACCGCCCTCATCGGCAGCGGCGCGGTGTTCAAGTCCATGACCTCCAACATCACCATGAACCTGAACACGCTTCTGGGCACCCGGGGCGCGGCCTGGAGCCTGAGCTCGGCCTGCTCCAGCGGCGGCCATGCCGTGGGCCAGGCCTTCACCCTCATCGCCACGGGCCAGCAGGAACGAATCATCTGCGGCGGAGCCCAGGAAATCAACTGGCAGTCCATGTGCGGCTTCGACGGGCTGGGCGCATTTTCAAAACAATCCCAGGCGCCGGCAAAGGCCAGCCGCCCGTTCGACGCCGACCGCGACGGCCTGGTCCCCAGCGGCGGCGCGGCCGCCATCGTGCTGGAACGCCTGGACCTGGCCAAATCCCGCGGGGCAACCATCCTCGGCACGGTTGCCGGATACGGTTTTTCCTCGGACGGCGAGCACCTTTCCGTGCCCGGTGGAAACGGCATTGCCCGGGCCGGGGCCAAGGCCCTCAGGCAGGCCGAAATGCAGCCCGCCGACATCGACTACGTCTGCGCTCACGCCACGGCGACCCCGGCGGGCGACGAGGCCGAGGCCGTCAACATCCAGACCCTGTTCAATGGCTGTTCCCCCGCGATCTCGTCCACCAAGTCCATGACCGGACACGAGCTATGGATGTCCGGGGCAAGCCAGGTGGTCTATTCCACGCTCATGGCCCGCAAGGGATTCATTGCGCCCAACATCAACCTGGAGACCCTGGATCCGGCCGCCCGGGGGCTGGACATCACCCCGGAGACACGGGAACAGGCCCCGCGAGCCGTGCTGTGCAACTCGGCAGGCTTCGGAGGCACCAACTCCTGCCTGGTGCTGAGGTTCTAG
- a CDS encoding phytoene desaturase family protein, whose translation MGSYDHVVVGAGISGMTAAILLASQGRSVALVESFRAPAPTVRGFRRRGVHFDTGLHYVGGLGKGQVLDTYFSHLGLSEHITAIPYQADGHDVVHFERDGREYRLPTGYAACREYLASRFPEEAEAIAAYFTGIQKIFDASPFLNFRQPFSMGSFLHEENVTLRDFLDSITRDETLKTLLSYQCLLYGVPPRNALLSTHALVAASYCQSAHSIRGGGAALVRAYEKRLKSLGVDLFCNSEVKSIPLSSQEQIRGVELADGRELKTDSCVWTAQPSAMVAAVPEGVFRPSYRTRLRELEGGASGTVLFGISEAPLPEMEGRSIYLWPGGNFHDMLEGDCTPEDNVIYLSSCRDDESGKTTVTAIFPGTMAPFARWQETSLGKRPEDYAAHKKAFSEELKQSLLHRCPQLRQVEFLECATPLTMRDYCSTPQGSFYGLKHSNDQYNPAPVTKLDGLYLAGQAIVAPGILGAVVSAYLACGIILGHETIHQELRQCA comes from the coding sequence ATGGGTTCCTACGATCACGTCGTTGTGGGGGCCGGAATCTCCGGCATGACCGCCGCCATCCTCCTGGCAAGCCAGGGGCGTTCCGTGGCCCTGGTGGAATCCTTCCGCGCGCCCGCACCCACGGTGCGCGGATTCAGGCGCAGGGGCGTCCACTTCGACACGGGTCTCCACTACGTGGGAGGCCTCGGCAAGGGTCAGGTTCTGGATACGTATTTCTCCCACCTCGGGCTCTCCGAACATATCACCGCCATTCCCTACCAGGCCGACGGGCACGACGTGGTGCACTTTGAAAGGGACGGCCGGGAATATCGACTACCCACGGGATATGCCGCCTGCCGGGAATACCTCGCCAGCAGATTCCCGGAAGAGGCCGAGGCCATCGCCGCCTACTTCACCGGGATACAGAAAATTTTCGACGCATCGCCCTTCCTGAATTTCCGGCAGCCCTTTTCCATGGGCTCCTTTCTGCACGAGGAAAACGTCACCCTGCGGGACTTCCTGGATTCCATCACCCGGGACGAGACGCTCAAGACCCTGCTCAGCTACCAATGCCTGCTCTACGGGGTGCCGCCGCGCAATGCGCTGCTGAGCACCCATGCCCTGGTTGCCGCCTCCTACTGCCAGTCTGCCCATTCCATCCGGGGCGGCGGCGCGGCGCTGGTGAGGGCCTATGAAAAACGCCTGAAATCCCTCGGGGTCGACCTGTTCTGCAACAGCGAAGTCAAATCGATCCCTCTTTCCTCGCAGGAACAAATACGGGGGGTCGAGCTCGCCGACGGCAGGGAACTGAAAACCGATTCCTGCGTCTGGACCGCCCAGCCCTCAGCCATGGTGGCCGCCGTTCCTGAAGGCGTTTTCCGCCCCTCCTACCGGACCCGGCTCCGGGAACTGGAAGGAGGCGCGTCCGGCACCGTGCTCTTCGGCATCAGCGAAGCCCCCCTTCCCGAAATGGAAGGCCGCAGCATCTACCTCTGGCCGGGCGGAAATTTCCACGACATGCTGGAAGGCGACTGCACCCCGGAGGACAACGTCATCTACCTGAGTTCCTGCAGGGACGACGAGTCGGGAAAGACGACGGTCACGGCCATCTTCCCAGGGACCATGGCCCCGTTTGCCCGCTGGCAGGAGACTTCCCTCGGCAAGAGGCCCGAAGATTATGCGGCGCACAAGAAAGCTTTTTCCGAGGAGCTGAAACAATCCCTGCTGCACCGCTGCCCGCAGCTGCGCCAGGTGGAATTTCTGGAGTGCGCAACCCCGCTGACGATGCGGGACTATTGCTCCACGCCGCAAGGAAGCTTCTACGGCCTGAAGCATTCCAACGACCAATACAATCCGGCCCCGGTCACCAAGCTGGACGGCCTGTACCTGGCTGGGCAGGCCATCGTTGCCCCGGGCATCCTGGGCGCAGTGGTTTCCGCCTACCTGGCCTGCGGCATCATTCTCGGACACGAAACCATCCATCAGGAGTTGCGGCAATGCGCCTGA
- a CDS encoding beta-ketoacyl-[acyl-carrier-protein] synthase family protein — translation MRLNKVVITGLGAISPFGTGMDTLMNSLTSGQSGVRIMEELGGITGLRPRIGGKVLEYDAASIHRKYRRSMSAMSIFAVLAANEALAQAGLDTDTIQGGRTGLCVSSTIGSTNAMQSFFASFLDGMTIEGIRSTEFFKIMNHSCAANLTQYFGITGRVMAPSAACSTGAQAIGLAAESIALGKQEIMLCGGADELHPLTVSTFDIIEAASTGYNDRPEATPRPFDADRDGIACSEGAGMIVLESLESAQKRGATILAELAGFASTADPSNMASPSDEAIRICMEKALADGEIAPGEVDYVNAHATGTVLGDAAESKAIAELFANRPPVSSLKGHLGHTMAASGALELAATVRMMMEKQVVPTRNLESISPECKDIYLPLKLQGKAINVALKNSFALGGINTSIALRRP, via the coding sequence ATGCGCCTGAACAAAGTCGTCATTACCGGCCTAGGCGCGATCTCCCCGTTCGGCACGGGCATGGACACGCTCATGAACAGCCTGACCTCCGGGCAAAGCGGCGTGCGGATCATGGAGGAACTCGGGGGAATCACCGGGCTGCGCCCGCGCATCGGCGGCAAGGTGCTGGAATACGATGCCGCGAGCATCCACCGCAAATACCGCCGCTCCATGTCGGCCATGTCCATTTTCGCGGTGCTGGCCGCCAACGAGGCCTTGGCCCAGGCGGGCCTGGACACGGATACCATCCAGGGCGGCCGGACCGGCCTGTGCGTCAGCTCCACCATCGGCAGCACCAACGCCATGCAGAGCTTCTTCGCCAGCTTCCTGGACGGCATGACCATCGAGGGCATCCGGTCCACGGAATTCTTCAAGATCATGAACCACAGCTGCGCGGCCAACCTGACCCAGTACTTCGGCATCACCGGCAGGGTCATGGCTCCCTCGGCCGCTTGCTCCACCGGAGCGCAGGCCATCGGCCTTGCAGCCGAAAGCATCGCCCTGGGAAAACAGGAGATCATGCTCTGCGGCGGCGCTGACGAGCTCCATCCCCTCACGGTGAGCACCTTCGACATCATCGAGGCGGCCTCCACCGGCTATAACGACAGGCCCGAGGCCACCCCGCGTCCCTTTGACGCGGACCGGGACGGCATCGCCTGTTCCGAGGGGGCGGGCATGATCGTGCTGGAATCCCTGGAATCCGCGCAAAAACGGGGCGCGACCATCCTGGCTGAGCTGGCCGGATTCGCCTCCACCGCGGACCCCTCCAACATGGCCAGCCCCAGCGACGAAGCCATCAGGATCTGCATGGAAAAGGCCCTGGCCGACGGCGAGATTGCACCCGGCGAGGTGGATTACGTCAACGCCCACGCCACGGGTACGGTGCTGGGAGATGCCGCCGAAAGCAAGGCCATTGCGGAACTGTTCGCCAACCGGCCGCCGGTAAGCAGCCTCAAGGGACACCTGGGACACACCATGGCCGCCAGCGGCGCCTTGGAGCTCGCCGCCACCGTGCGCATGATGATGGAAAAACAGGTCGTTCCGACGAGGAATCTCGAATCTATCTCTCCGGAATGCAAGGATATTTACCTTCCCTTGAAGTTGCAGGGGAAAGCGATTAACGTCGCGCTGAAAAACAGCTTCGCATTAGGCGGAATTAACACGTCTATTGCCCTGAGGAGACCATAA
- a CDS encoding phosphopantetheine-binding protein produces the protein MTDVEILEMTNKVLAEEFELSLDQMKPEASFREDLELDSLDAVDMVVVLEQTFKIKIKKDEAFKNIRTLGDLHAFILEKKQEMAG, from the coding sequence ATGACCGATGTGGAAATTCTGGAAATGACCAACAAGGTCCTGGCCGAGGAATTCGAACTCAGCCTGGACCAAATGAAACCCGAAGCCTCTTTCCGGGAAGATCTCGAGCTGGACAGCCTGGACGCCGTGGACATGGTGGTGGTGCTGGAGCAGACCTTCAAGATCAAAATCAAGAAGGACGAGGCCTTCAAGAACATCCGCACCCTGGGCGACCTGCACGCCTTCATCCTGGAAAAGAAGCAGGAAATGGCCGGCTGA
- a CDS encoding lysophospholipid acyltransferase family protein yields MSTLRLIITNIVMYAGTISLTLCCVLISVPFYCCLRLTGKYTRTTAVRRMIWLYGRAWVSIANLLMEVDKPKTGSVDAPCVMVLNHASFFDSYCIGFQPQWNFSFAVRNWPFKIPLYGPFMRTAQYVATEDADMETVLEQSTRVIREGGIMVFYPEGTRSKNGELGRFYSGAFLTAIKANVPVVPVCLSGTGKMLKRGGWLVRPHPLRMRILPPVHPDAYRNRPDGHMAMRKDVKKQMAEALKHMETTSDIRVDETKELQCDATH; encoded by the coding sequence ATGAGCACGCTTCGACTGATCATCACCAACATCGTCATGTACGCGGGAACCATCTCGCTGACGCTCTGTTGCGTGCTCATTTCCGTGCCGTTTTACTGCTGCCTGCGGCTGACCGGGAAATACACCAGAACCACCGCCGTGCGCCGCATGATCTGGCTCTATGGCCGGGCGTGGGTCTCCATCGCAAACCTGCTCATGGAGGTGGACAAGCCCAAGACCGGCAGCGTGGACGCGCCCTGCGTCATGGTGCTCAACCACGCCTCGTTCTTCGATTCCTACTGCATCGGCTTCCAGCCCCAGTGGAATTTCAGCTTCGCGGTGCGCAACTGGCCCTTTAAGATACCGCTCTACGGCCCGTTCATGCGCACGGCCCAGTACGTGGCCACCGAGGACGCGGACATGGAAACCGTGCTGGAGCAGTCCACGCGGGTCATCAGGGAAGGCGGCATCATGGTCTTTTATCCCGAGGGCACCCGCAGCAAAAACGGCGAACTGGGCCGTTTCTATTCGGGCGCGTTCCTCACGGCCATCAAGGCGAATGTGCCGGTGGTGCCGGTCTGCCTTTCCGGCACCGGAAAAATGCTCAAACGAGGCGGCTGGCTGGTCCGGCCCCACCCCCTGCGCATGCGCATCCTGCCCCCGGTCCACCCGGACGCCTACCGGAACAGGCCCGACGGACACATGGCCATGCGCAAGGACGTCAAGAAACAGATGGCTGAGGCCTTGAAACACATGGAAACCACTTCCGATATTCGCGTAGACGAAACAAAGGAGCTGCAATGCGACGCAACACACTGA
- a CDS encoding radical SAM/SPASM domain-containing protein yields the protein MTTNPNRCWGTPFTDAEIESARAAGQLLTMELELSRICNLRCIYCYAGSGEKLANEISFEEITDALDQGKALGVRKVIVLGGGEPMAYPRIMDVLRAIHARGLEMELFTNGILLTREIVQEFLTLGVHPVIKCNSLKPEVQDHLAGKKGAFAAIRTGFDLLREAGYPTRDLSLGAQTIICEQNYDELPEMWRWLRSREIIPYFECITDQGRAKDQINLAVSPEKLQSLFSELSRLDAEEFGIHWEPKPPVAAFTCRRHLFSCTITAVGNVIPCPGVDISAGNIREKALKDILAGSEVFQNLRNIRETIKGECRDCSLSRECYGCRGMAYNATGDYLAADPLCWRNAANEEQP from the coding sequence ATGACCACCAATCCGAACCGCTGCTGGGGAACGCCCTTCACCGACGCCGAGATCGAATCGGCCCGCGCCGCAGGGCAGCTCCTGACCATGGAGCTGGAGCTCAGCCGCATCTGCAACCTCAGGTGCATCTACTGCTATGCCGGGTCCGGCGAAAAGCTGGCCAACGAAATCAGCTTCGAGGAAATCACCGATGCGCTGGACCAGGGCAAGGCCCTGGGCGTGCGCAAGGTCATAGTGCTCGGCGGCGGCGAACCCATGGCCTACCCGCGCATCATGGACGTGCTGCGCGCCATCCATGCCCGGGGCCTGGAAATGGAGCTGTTCACCAACGGCATCCTGCTCACCCGCGAAATCGTGCAAGAGTTCCTGACCCTGGGCGTGCATCCGGTCATCAAGTGCAACAGCCTGAAGCCCGAGGTGCAGGACCACCTGGCCGGGAAAAAGGGAGCCTTCGCGGCCATCCGCACAGGCTTCGACCTGCTCCGCGAGGCGGGCTACCCCACCCGGGATCTGTCCCTGGGCGCCCAGACCATCATCTGCGAGCAGAACTACGACGAGCTCCCCGAGATGTGGCGCTGGCTGCGCAGCCGGGAGATCATCCCCTATTTCGAATGCATCACGGACCAGGGCCGGGCCAAGGACCAGATCAATCTGGCCGTATCCCCCGAAAAGCTGCAATCCCTGTTCAGCGAGCTCTCGCGCCTGGACGCCGAGGAATTCGGCATCCACTGGGAGCCCAAGCCGCCCGTGGCCGCATTCACCTGCCGCCGCCACCTCTTTTCCTGCACGATCACGGCGGTGGGCAATGTCATTCCCTGCCCGGGCGTGGACATCTCCGCGGGGAACATCCGGGAAAAGGCCCTCAAGGACATCCTTGCCGGAAGCGAAGTCTTCCAGAACCTGCGCAACATCCGCGAAACCATCAAGGGCGAGTGCCGGGACTGTTCCCTGAGCCGTGAATGCTACGGCTGCCGGGGTATGGCCTACAACGCCACCGGCGACTACCTTGCCGCCGACCCGCTCTGCTGGCGAAACGCCGCCAACGAGGAACAGCCATGA
- a CDS encoding 3-hydroxyacyl-ACP dehydratase, producing the protein MKLPVEAHAIIPHRDSMLLIRELTEAAEGRGTATARIGRNGIAVDESGGLDPLAFVELTAQTYAAVKGWELMQDGEEFPIGYLVGVQKFESLGTAKAGDELTIHVETVGQFEGFAVVEGAVRREETLLAELKIKLWVPEDGTEAPL; encoded by the coding sequence ATGAAACTTCCGGTAGAGGCGCACGCAATCATCCCCCACCGGGACTCCATGCTGCTCATCCGCGAACTGACGGAAGCTGCTGAAGGCCGGGGGACCGCAACGGCCCGCATAGGCCGGAACGGCATTGCCGTGGACGAATCCGGCGGCCTGGATCCGCTCGCCTTCGTGGAACTGACCGCCCAGACCTATGCCGCGGTCAAGGGCTGGGAGCTCATGCAGGACGGGGAAGAATTCCCCATCGGCTATCTGGTGGGCGTCCAGAAATTTGAGTCCCTAGGCACGGCCAAGGCGGGCGATGAGCTGACCATCCACGTGGAGACAGTGGGCCAGTTCGAGGGCTTCGCCGTGGTGGAGGGCGCGGTGCGCCGTGAAGAGACCCTCCTGGCCGAGCTGAAGATCAAGCTCTGGGTTCCCGAGGACGGCACGGAGGCTCCCCTGTGA
- a CDS encoding LolA family protein encodes MIKKLLVALFLVMLLPTPARAGASESKDELLRQLRDKAALTRTIECDFVQETHMSLFDEVITSQGKFLFKRPNMLRWEYTAPFRSGFVMTGDKGREWDEASGEVRAFTAAQSPQMAEVARHIVAWTTFDIHWLERIFDIQAENDPSPHLRLTPKAKNGQTFIRSMDFHFSRDKAVVETIELHSADGDFTRIRFDNHRLNESLGDTAFTVK; translated from the coding sequence GTGATCAAGAAGCTGCTGGTGGCCCTCTTTCTCGTCATGCTGCTGCCCACGCCCGCCCGGGCCGGCGCAAGCGAATCCAAAGACGAGCTGCTGCGGCAGCTCCGGGACAAGGCCGCCCTTACCCGAACCATCGAGTGCGATTTCGTGCAGGAAACGCACATGTCCCTTTTCGACGAGGTCATCACCTCGCAGGGAAAATTTCTTTTCAAGCGCCCGAACATGCTGCGATGGGAATACACGGCCCCGTTCCGGTCCGGCTTCGTCATGACCGGGGATAAAGGCCGGGAATGGGACGAGGCCAGCGGCGAGGTCCGCGCCTTCACCGCCGCCCAGTCCCCGCAGATGGCGGAAGTGGCCCGGCATATCGTGGCCTGGACCACCTTCGACATCCATTGGCTGGAACGGATCTTCGACATCCAAGCGGAAAACGATCCCTCCCCGCACCTGCGCCTGACGCCCAAGGCGAAAAACGGGCAAACCTTCATCCGGAGCATGGACTTCCATTTTTCCCGGGACAAGGCCGTGGTCGAGACCATCGAGCTGCACAGTGCGGACGGCGACTTCACCCGTATCCGCTTTGACAATCATCGCCTCAATGAATCCCTGGGCGATACGGCCTTCACGGTGAAATAA
- a CDS encoding MMPL family transporter has product MRNNGIMSRTYRALENRRALLVAGTIALALLCLAALLRTTVVADIRSMLPGGETGSIASDFDLLNRSTLSSRIMITVRGNKDVSRDALADAADILALRLPDTLFRLQSTADVHPPKVLGFLLDNAPNLTPPADLERIQESLTAEGVRRYLTADYKLLTSPQGLILKDLVRRDPLDMRSQLARRLAMYRTFSDVTLHRGHVFSQDGHAVLLMADTPVPMTDSDGARELIAAFDAAVRDLPHGTEAAMVSGHLHTDANASTIKRDLTVISVASFLALALLFTCCFRSFRALGVLAAPLLSLCAALGMTALAYETLSAIVIGFGAVLLGISIDFAMHAYYAVGSRPDHPGRALASLATPLLFGLATSCAAFGALFFSGIPGIRQLAFFSIAGLCMAALYALFVLPPLCGAAPVRAQNDSTAKCSRHPRVALDTVAVLLIAGIWTAMGTTLDTDLRSMGVQSESIRKAEQTFNQTWGDSRNKAVIFADGPDMDAALARNEQVWKTVQNEFPGIKGASLAPLLPARETQAENRARWEAFWTRNQETTQALLLEQGKPLHFSAQAFAPFLQNLTERPAPVTPDTLRQAGLGMLLRAMAPEPDKDRHELLTFLPDTEAVRTFFSPEREQELGVRLISRQRFKHTLEATMRQDIVRFIAASGISVVALAFLLFRNPRRSLLSLLPPGLGVVAVFAVLAAAKTPMNLFHIVALPLVIGLGADYGIFMVCRERAAMPLSTVPAIRLSGLTTLAAFGVLALARHPSLHSLGMTVLLGVGAALLTALYLLPHLLRRPACA; this is encoded by the coding sequence ATGCGAAACAACGGGATCATGAGCAGGACCTACCGCGCCCTGGAAAACAGGCGCGCACTGTTGGTCGCGGGGACGATTGCCCTGGCGCTCCTCTGTCTTGCCGCCCTGTTGCGCACCACGGTTGTCGCGGATATCCGCTCCATGCTGCCCGGCGGAGAAACCGGGAGCATCGCCTCGGATTTCGACCTCCTGAACCGCTCCACCCTGTCCAGCCGGATCATGATCACGGTCCGGGGCAACAAAGACGTTTCCAGGGACGCCCTGGCCGATGCCGCCGACATTCTCGCCCTCCGGCTGCCGGACACCCTTTTCAGGCTCCAGTCCACCGCCGACGTGCATCCTCCCAAGGTCCTGGGCTTCCTGCTGGACAACGCCCCCAATCTTACGCCCCCGGCCGACCTGGAGCGAATCCAGGAGTCACTCACCGCCGAAGGCGTACGGCGGTATCTGACCGCCGACTACAAGCTGCTGACCTCGCCCCAGGGGCTGATCCTCAAGGACCTGGTCCGGCGCGACCCCCTGGATATGCGCTCGCAGCTGGCCCGGCGGCTGGCCATGTACCGGACCTTTTCGGACGTGACCCTGCACCGGGGGCACGTATTCAGCCAGGACGGCCATGCAGTGCTGCTCATGGCCGACACCCCTGTTCCCATGACCGATTCGGACGGCGCGCGCGAACTCATCGCCGCCTTTGATGCCGCGGTCCGGGACCTGCCGCACGGCACCGAAGCGGCCATGGTCAGCGGCCATCTGCACACCGACGCCAACGCCTCCACCATCAAGCGGGACCTCACGGTCATCAGCGTGGCGTCGTTCCTTGCCTTGGCCCTGCTCTTCACCTGCTGCTTCCGGTCCTTCCGGGCCCTCGGCGTCCTGGCGGCCCCGCTCCTGAGCCTGTGCGCGGCCCTGGGCATGACCGCCCTGGCCTATGAAACCCTGTCGGCCATCGTCATCGGGTTCGGCGCAGTGCTGCTGGGCATCTCCATCGATTTCGCCATGCACGCATACTATGCGGTCGGCTCCCGGCCGGATCATCCCGGCAGGGCCCTGGCATCGCTGGCAACGCCGCTCCTGTTCGGCCTGGCCACCTCCTGCGCCGCATTCGGCGCGCTCTTTTTCTCCGGCATTCCCGGCATCCGCCAGCTGGCCTTTTTCTCCATTGCCGGGCTGTGCATGGCGGCCCTGTATGCCCTGTTCGTGCTGCCGCCCCTGTGCGGCGCGGCCCCGGTGCGGGCCCAAAACGACTCGACCGCGAAATGCAGCCGCCACCCCCGTGTCGCGTTGGACACGGTGGCGGTGTTGCTGATCGCGGGAATCTGGACGGCCATGGGCACCACCCTGGACACGGACCTGCGCTCCATGGGCGTCCAATCCGAATCCATCCGCAAGGCGGAACAGACCTTCAACCAGACCTGGGGCGATTCCCGCAACAAGGCGGTAATCTTTGCGGACGGCCCGGACATGGACGCGGCCCTGGCCCGCAACGAACAGGTCTGGAAAACCGTGCAAAACGAATTCCCCGGAATCAAGGGGGCCAGCCTGGCCCCGCTCCTGCCCGCGCGGGAAACCCAGGCCGAGAACCGCGCCCGTTGGGAAGCATTCTGGACCCGAAACCAAGAGACCACCCAAGCCCTGCTTCTGGAACAGGGCAAACCGCTCCACTTTTCGGCCCAAGCCTTCGCCCCGTTCCTGCAAAACCTGACGGAACGGCCCGCCCCGGTGACGCCCGACACCCTGCGCCAGGCGGGGCTGGGCATGCTTTTGCGGGCCATGGCCCCGGAACCGGACAAGGACCGCCACGAGCTGCTGACCTTCCTGCCGGACACCGAAGCGGTGCGCACCTTCTTCTCCCCGGAACGGGAGCAGGAACTCGGGGTGCGGCTCATCTCCCGGCAGCGCTTCAAGCACACGCTCGAAGCCACCATGCGGCAGGACATCGTCCGCTTCATCGCCGCCTCGGGCATCAGCGTGGTGGCGCTGGCCTTCCTGCTCTTCCGCAACCCGCGTCGCTCCCTGCTCAGCCTGCTGCCCCCGGGCCTCGGCGTGGTGGCGGTCTTCGCCGTGCTCGCCGCAGCAAAAACGCCCATGAACCTCTTTCACATCGTGGCCCTGCCCCTGGTCATCGGCCTGGGCGCGGACTACGGCATCTTCATGGTCTGCCGGGAACGCGCCGCCATGCCCCTGTCCACGGTCCCGGCCATCCGGCTTTCGGGCCTGACCACCCTGGCCGCCTTCGGCGTGCTGGCGCTGGCCAGGCACCCCTCCCTGCATTCCCTGGGCATGACCGTGCTCCTGGGCGTGGGCGCGGCGCTCCTGACCGCCCTGTACCTGCTGCCCCACCTGCTGCGGAGGCCCGCATGCGCCTAG
- a CDS encoding acyl-CoA thioesterase: MSRKPYFPAVPNSPKPLSVTMQREVRFEEVDPMDIVWHGRYPSYFEDGRQALGKRYDISYRDFRDNEVAAPIKQMHIDYVRPLRFGESMSIETLLHWTEAARLNYEFIIRNGKGEITTTGYTVQLFVTFDQEFMMFPPDFYARFLESWKSGVLE; the protein is encoded by the coding sequence ATGAGCAGGAAACCCTATTTCCCGGCCGTTCCGAACTCGCCCAAGCCGCTGAGCGTCACCATGCAGCGGGAAGTCCGCTTCGAGGAAGTGGACCCCATGGACATCGTCTGGCACGGCCGCTACCCGAGCTACTTCGAGGATGGCAGGCAGGCCCTGGGCAAACGCTACGACATCAGCTACCGGGATTTCCGGGACAACGAGGTGGCCGCGCCCATCAAGCAGATGCACATCGACTATGTGCGCCCCCTGCGCTTCGGCGAATCCATGAGCATCGAGACCCTCCTGCACTGGACAGAGGCCGCGCGGCTCAACTACGAATTCATCATCCGCAACGGAAAAGGGGAGATCACCACCACGGGATACACCGTGCAGCTCTTCGTCACCTTCGACCAGGAATTCATGATGTTCCCCCCGGACTTCTATGCCCGGTTCCTGGAAAGCTGGAAAAGCGGAGTCCTGGAGTAA